From the genome of Ignavibacteriales bacterium:
TGCATTGGCATGTGGCAGGACAAGTCCTTTGGCTTTTCTGGCTCTCGCTTCCAAAGCAATCACCAGCGCTCCATGAATTGGTCGAAGTCCCCCGTCCAGAGCCAATTCCCCGAGGACGACGTATTCACTCAACGTCTTGCACGCTAATTGCTCTGAACCTGAAAGGATTGCTATCGATATGGGAAGATCGAATGCCGATCCCTCCTTCTTGACATCAGCAGGGGCCAAATTGACAGTGATTCGTTGCCCGGGAAAGCGGAATCCCGAATTCCTGATTGCCGCAAAGACACGTTGGTAGCTTTCCTTTATGGCGTTATCGGGCAGGCCAACGAGGTGAAATCGCGGGATATTGCCATCAATGTTGGTCTCAACTTCGACGAGATATGCGTCCACGCCAAATGTCGCGGCGCTTCGGACCTGAGTGAACATTGGATCCTCCCAGGTTAGTCAGCTGGTCGTTTCGGTGTGATATGACAACTGGAACGAGGTTCCGACCCTTACGCTAGATCAGAGTCGGGGAGAATGAAGTGCTTTGCGTCCGTGGGGTTATGCCATTGCAGTTCTTGTAGATTGTAGGGTGTTTGAGGGTTATCTGTATTGTCTCAGAAATTCGAGTCTGTCCTTAAGTTCCTCTGTGGACTTCAGAAGTTTGTCTTTTCCAAAAACAGCTTCCTCTTGATTCGAAAAAACCAACTCGTACTCCTTGCTCATGACAATTGCCTCTTCCGGGCAGACCTCTTCGCAGAAGCCGCAGAAGATACACCGCACCATGTTTATCTCAAATTTGACCGGAAAACGTTCCTTCTCAAGCTGGGTTTCTGAAGCCTGTACCTCGATCGCCAGAGCCGGACAAACTCTCGAGCAAAGGCCGCATGCCACACACCGTTCTACTTCATTTTCCTTCACGAGGACTGGGCGTCCCCTGAAGGATGCATTTGGCTGGTAGCGCTCTTCCGGGTAGTTATAGGTGAATTTCGGCTTGAACATCTCTGCAATTGTCTGCCGAAGCCCTTTCAGAATCTCTGGAACGTAGCTCTTCTGCCAAACGCTGAGGTCCTTCTTCCGAATGATCTTGCCATGCACCTGCATCTGATTCGTCTCTCCTCTTCTCGTCATTGAAGCAACAGGATCACCAGACCCGTCACAAGCACATTCGCCAGGGCCAAGGGAAGCATCACTTTCCACCCAATGTTCATGAGTTGATCGTACCGGAATCTCGGGATCGTCCACCTGACCACGATGAAAAACAGAAGCACGATGACCAGTTTCACGCAGAACGTGAGCACTTGAAGGATGCTCAATGTGAAGGGTGACAATCCGAGGTACTCGGCATAGGGAAGATGCCATCCTCCAAGAAACAAAGTGACAATCACGGCTCCTGCTGTAAACATGTTCGCGTATTCCGCCAGAAAGAAGAGCCCGAATTTCAATCCGGTGTACTCTGTATGGTATCCGCCGACCAGTTCCGGCTCAGCTTCGGGCAAATCGAACGGCAATCGATTTGTCTCAGCGAACGCAGCCACCACGAAGGTAATAAACGCAACAGGCTGGAGGAAAATATTCCACGCCGGGATCCATCCCCCTATATACCGGGCCTGATGCAGGACAATCTGGTCAAGTCTGAGCGTCCCTGCAACCATCACCACGCCAATGATCGAAAGTCCCATCGAGAGCTCATAGCTGATCATCTGAGCGGAAGATCGGAGGCCGCCCAGAAGGGAATACTTGTTGTTCGACGACCACCCTGCCAACGTGATACCATACACCCCGAGTGATGTGATGGAAAGAAGATACAGTATCCCCACATTCACGTCGGCAATCATGAGCTTCACCTGACTCCCGAAAAGCTCGATGGTATTGCCGAAAGGAACGATCGCAAAGGTGCTCAGCGAAACAGCAATCGAGATTATCGGGGCCAGATCGTGAACGGGCTTGTACGCGCTTGCTGGCACGATGTCTTCTTTCAACAGGAGCTTCGCGACATCTGCAATGCCCTGGAAGAGTCCCCACGGTCCAACCCTATTCGGACCCAGCCGGTTCTGGATAAATGCGCTCACTCTTCGCTCAGCATACACGAGCAAAATCACAGACACAAGAACGATTGAGAGGAAGGTGATGAACTTGGCAATCGATATGAGAATGAGAGATTCCATAGTGTCAAACAGTGCCGACTGCTGTGATTGCAGTTTCAGAAGAATTCAATGCAGTACCCTGTGCGCCAATCGAGGTGTAGTTAAATCCTTTGAACGAAGGGACTTTCTCCGAGACCTCCTTGAAGACATCCTCAGCGGTGACGTACTTGAGTCTCGCCCCCATGGCATTTCCGATCGCCGTAAGGATTCTCCAGCTCGGACGGGAATCTTTCTTGAGGGGACGGCCCCATCGATCATTCTGTGACGCGAACTTGTCCCAGCGGCTCATGGCGAATCCATCACGAGCCCTGTCCAGCTCCAGAGTCGCAACAGCGGGACGGCTTCGCTGAACGATCCCTCGGAAATTTGTGAACGTTCCGTGTTTCTCCGCATACGTCGAGCATGACAGGACGATGTCTGCAAGGTCAGTGGTCTTGTTGCGGACTGAGGAATGCACAATCAGAAGATCTAGACTCGAGAGGACAGCTGCCACCCGAGGATCTTCTGCGATGTCATCCTCCAGCACATAAAGGGACTTGATTGAGCCATCCTTGATCCCTTTCAAGATACCGGCAAGATCGAGACCCCCTTCGGACGGTTTCACTCCGACCAGCCGCGCTCCGAGGCTGTTCGGAGTCTTGTCTGCGCGAATGAGCAGGTTGTCGTCATCCCCTTCTTTACTGTGCTGCACAAGATCGATATGCTTCGTCCCGACAATTTCCCGAATGAACTTCTGGAAGACGAAATTGTCCTCGTTCGTCGCAAAGGCCGACCCAACCCCTGCAATTTCGCTTTTTTTGTAGCCCTTCAGACCGGATACAGCCATTGCAATGGCTTCATCCCATCCCACTTCCACAAGAGTATCCTCTTTCCGAATCAACGGACCGTTCAGCCGCTCCTGACTCGATACTGACTTGAAGGTGTTCAAGCGGCCGGCATCACACATCCAATACGAGTTCACTTGTTCGTTGTGGCGTGGCGTGAGGCGCAGGATCTCATTGTTGCGGACCCACATATGCGTGTTGCAGCCCCGTGAACATCCAACGCAAACAGTGTCTGTTGACGACATCTCCCAGACTCTGGACTTGAAGCGAAAATCCGTGCTTGTCAAAGCACCGACGGGGCAGAGTTCGATAACGTTCATCGCATAGGGATTGTCAAGCTGTGTGCCGGGGAACGTGGTCAGAACCACGTGTGTGCCCCGCTCAGTAAACGTAAGTACAGGCTGCTTTGCGATTTCGTCGGAGAACCTGATGCAGCGCGAACACATGATACAGCGCTCGACATCAAGCATGACATTCGGACCCAGCTCTACGCGCTTCGGCTTATGTACTTTGTCTTCATCAAACCGGCTGTAACCCGAACTGTATTTGTAGGAGTAGTCCTGAAGCTTGCATTCGCCCGCTTCGTCGCAAATAGGACAGTCGAGAGGATGATTGATGAGCAAGAACTCCATGACTGCCTGCCTCGCCTTCACCACCTTCTCGCTTTTCGTTCTGACGACCATTCCCTCGCTTACCGGCGTTGAGCAAGCAATTGCGAGCTTAGGCATTCTCTCTATCTCAACCAGGCACATGCGACAGTTACCCGAAACGGAGAGCTTCGAATGCCAGCAGAAGTGCGGGATCTCAATCCCGTTCGCCGCAGCTGCCTCGATGACCGTCAGCTTCGGGTCTACTTCAAACTCTTTCCCATCAAGTGTTATCTTCGCCATAGTCTCTTACGCAGTAGATATCAGGTTTCTCTTCAGAACTTTTTCGAATACTCAGCAAGAGCCGCACTGACTATGGTCAGCGCCCGCCGGAGATCCTCCCCTTTCAACATGAAGGCGAGACGAACCTCGTTAGATCCGGAATTCCGGCTTGCATAGAATCCCGGACCAGGCGCCAGCAATACGGTTTCTCGCTCGTACTCATATTCCGCGATAAGCCACTTGGAAAAATGCTCCGCGTCCTTCACAGGAAGACCGACCATGATGTAAAACGCACCTTCGGGCTTGTAGAATGTGACACCCGGAATAGTTGCAAGTCCAGCATACACAACATCACGTCGTCGACGAAATTCTTCGACGATAGGCTGCGTGTACGTCTTTGGCGCTTGCAGCAGCGGAACCAGGGCAAGTTGTTCAATGGACGCAACGGACAAACGGGCCATTCCGAATCGGAACGCAGATTGCACAATCTCCTTGTTGTGGCTCGCCAAAGCTCCAATGCGGGCTCCGCAGACATTGAATCGCTTCGACGTACTGTCGAGCAGAACAGCCTGATCGGCGATCTCCGGAAAATCGAACACACTGTTCACGGCGGTGTCGTACGCGAATTCGCGATACACTTCGTCCGACAACAAGAACAGGTTGTGGCGTTTGACAATATCCACCAAACGCAGCATTTCTTCGCGGGTGTAAATGGTACCGGTCGGGTTCGACGGATTGCAGATAAGAATGGCACGCGTCCTCGACGTAATTCGTCGTTCGATTTCTTCCGAGGGGGGGAGGTGAAATCCATCCTGAATCCGAAGCGGGATCGGGTTCAACTTGATGTTTGCGATACTGGCGAAGCCGTTGTAATTGGTGTAGAAGGGCTCAAACACAATCACATCGTCGCCATAGTCGCAGATTGCGCACATCGCAAACACAATCGCCTCAGAGCCACCGGCCGTCACGATGATCTCGTTCTCCTGCACATCGATGCCGCAAGCCTGATAATAGGATTTCCATGCCTGCACCGCCTGAGGAAGACCATTCGAAGGCGCATACGCGAGCGTTTGCAGCTTCAGTTCGCGGATGGTATCAAAGACAATTGGATGAGTCGGGAGGTCGGGTTGCCCAATGTTGAGATGATAAACCTTTACTCCCTGCTGCTTCCTGGCCTCCGCCGTCGCTGACAATTTCCGTATAGGTGAATCCTGCGTCGATTTCGCCCGCGAGGAAATCGAGGGAGCGCTTCGGGTACCCTTTGCATCTGTTTCCTGGACTACTGTTGTCATTGTGTCTTGCTCCATTTCGTGCCGAGCCGGCCCAAAGGCCAAATGTCTCGGCTTCAGCAACCGGGAAATCTATTGAGATTCCACCTGACGCTGCCCATCAGGATGAATCACGACCGTGGAG
Proteins encoded in this window:
- the nuoH gene encoding NADH-quinone oxidoreductase subunit NuoH; the encoded protein is MESLILISIAKFITFLSIVLVSVILLVYAERRVSAFIQNRLGPNRVGPWGLFQGIADVAKLLLKEDIVPASAYKPVHDLAPIISIAVSLSTFAIVPFGNTIELFGSQVKLMIADVNVGILYLLSITSLGVYGITLAGWSSNNKYSLLGGLRSSAQMISYELSMGLSIIGVVMVAGTLRLDQIVLHQARYIGGWIPAWNIFLQPVAFITFVVAAFAETNRLPFDLPEAEPELVGGYHTEYTGLKFGLFFLAEYANMFTAGAVIVTLFLGGWHLPYAEYLGLSPFTLSILQVLTFCVKLVIVLLFFIVVRWTIPRFRYDQLMNIGWKVMLPLALANVLVTGLVILLLQ
- a CDS encoding pyridoxal phosphate-dependent aminotransferase, translating into MTTVVQETDAKGTRSAPSISSRAKSTQDSPIRKLSATAEARKQQGVKVYHLNIGQPDLPTHPIVFDTIRELKLQTLAYAPSNGLPQAVQAWKSYYQACGIDVQENEIIVTAGGSEAIVFAMCAICDYGDDVIVFEPFYTNYNGFASIANIKLNPIPLRIQDGFHLPPSEEIERRITSRTRAILICNPSNPTGTIYTREEMLRLVDIVKRHNLFLLSDEVYREFAYDTAVNSVFDFPEIADQAVLLDSTSKRFNVCGARIGALASHNKEIVQSAFRFGMARLSVASIEQLALVPLLQAPKTYTQPIVEEFRRRRDVVYAGLATIPGVTFYKPEGAFYIMVGLPVKDAEHFSKWLIAEYEYERETVLLAPGPGFYASRNSGSNEVRLAFMLKGEDLRRALTIVSAALAEYSKKF
- a CDS encoding NADH-quinone oxidoreductase subunit I, producing the protein MTRRGETNQMQVHGKIIRKKDLSVWQKSYVPEILKGLRQTIAEMFKPKFTYNYPEERYQPNASFRGRPVLVKENEVERCVACGLCSRVCPALAIEVQASETQLEKERFPVKFEINMVRCIFCGFCEEVCPEEAIVMSKEYELVFSNQEEAVFGKDKLLKSTEELKDRLEFLRQYR
- a CDS encoding 2Fe-2S iron-sulfur cluster-binding protein, which encodes MAKITLDGKEFEVDPKLTVIEAAAANGIEIPHFCWHSKLSVSGNCRMCLVEIERMPKLAIACSTPVSEGMVVRTKSEKVVKARQAVMEFLLINHPLDCPICDEAGECKLQDYSYKYSSGYSRFDEDKVHKPKRVELGPNVMLDVERCIMCSRCIRFSDEIAKQPVLTFTERGTHVVLTTFPGTQLDNPYAMNVIELCPVGALTSTDFRFKSRVWEMSSTDTVCVGCSRGCNTHMWVRNNEILRLTPRHNEQVNSYWMCDAGRLNTFKSVSSQERLNGPLIRKEDTLVEVGWDEAIAMAVSGLKGYKKSEIAGVGSAFATNEDNFVFQKFIREIVGTKHIDLVQHSKEGDDDNLLIRADKTPNSLGARLVGVKPSEGGLDLAGILKGIKDGSIKSLYVLEDDIAEDPRVAAVLSSLDLLIVHSSVRNKTTDLADIVLSCSTYAEKHGTFTNFRGIVQRSRPAVATLELDRARDGFAMSRWDKFASQNDRWGRPLKKDSRPSWRILTAIGNAMGARLKYVTAEDVFKEVSEKVPSFKGFNYTSIGAQGTALNSSETAITAVGTV